Proteins encoded together in one Anguilla anguilla isolate fAngAng1 chromosome 9, fAngAng1.pri, whole genome shotgun sequence window:
- the LOC118234838 gene encoding zinc finger X-chromosomal protein isoform X2 codes for MSLEGAGEGLQVDVVPEEVLVADCPAHGELDHEQDQETCEDYLMISLDEPDKMVQSDEAEMTAEGGVDDQGKEEDGQEVIKVYIFKADSGEEDLGGTVDISESVMECEQGVGLADSSARSLREKRVYMSVSEARPHQDDLGVAKIADEVYMEVVVGGEDAVAQDRSYDNTALNKDFMPMAWAAAYGVDESEGCENRNGAASALLHIDESGAESGSVNKTNKQRSKRRAEPCQIQTAIIIGPYGQPLTVYPCVLCGKKFKSRGFLKRHTRNQHQEVLNRKKYQCTDCDFTTNKKASLHNHMEVHTQSSKAPLECEDCGKEFHQQAALYSHQLQQCSSKSQVTPPANKMHKCKFCDYETAEQGLLNRHLLAVHSKNFPHICVECGKGFRHPSELKKHMRTHTGEKPYCCLYCDYKSADSSNLKTHVKTKHSKEMPFKCERCFQTFPEAEELQQHALTHDEAKTHQCVHCEHKSSNSSDLKRHVISVHTKDYPHKCAVCGKGFHRPSELKKHSASHRASHPAPHNPKKLHQCRHCSFKIADPFVLSRHILSVHTKEPPAFTDKSVKKPFTAAPATGTKKGVSKGGAKAHRERRVYQCQYCDYSTGDASGFKRHVISIHTKDYPHRCQFCTKGFRRPSEKNQHIMRHHKDLVQTE; via the exons atgtcactggaaGGAGCAGGGGAAGGGCTGCAGGTAGACGTGGTCCCTGAGGAGGTGCTTGTGGCAGACTGCCCTGCCCACGGCGAGCTTGACCATGAGCAAGACCAAGAAACCTGCGAGGACTACCTGATGATCTCTC TTGATGAGCCAGATAAGATGGTACAGAGCGATGAGGCGGAAATGACTGCAGAAGGAGGTGTCGATGAccaggggaaggaggaggacgGTCAGGAGGTTATCAAGGTGTACATCTTTAAGGCCGACTCGGGGGAGGAGGACTTAG GAGGCACTGTGGACATCAGTGAGAGTGTGATGGAGTGTGAGCAGGGTGTGGGCCTGGCGGACAGCTCGGCGCGATCCCTCAGGGAGAAGAGGGTGTACATGTCTGTGAGTGAAGCACGTCCGCACCAGGATGACCTCG gtGTGGCGAAGATCGCAGACGAGGTGTACATGGAGGttgtggttgggggggaggaTGCGGTGGCACAAGACCGTTCCTACGACAACACTGCTCTCAACAAGGACTTCATGCCTATGGCCTGGGCTGCTGCCTATG GAGTGGATGAGAGTGAGGGGTGCGAGAATCGGAACGGAGCGGCCAGCGCCCTGCTGCACATCGATGAATCTGGCGCTGAGTCCGGCAGCGTCAACAAGACCAACAAGCAGCGCAGCAAGAGACGGGCTGAGCCCTGCCAAATACAGACAG CAATCATCATCGGGCCGTATGGACAGCCACTGACTGTCTACCCTTGCGTTCTCTGTGGCAAGAAATTCAAGTCGCGGGGCTTCCTGAAGCGCCACACCAGGAACCAACACCAGGAGGTGCTGAACAGGAAGAAGTACCAGTGCACCGACTGCGACTTCACCACCAACAAGAAGGCCAGCCTGCACAACCACATGGAGGTGCACACGCAGAGCAGCAAGGCCCCGCTTGAGTGCGAGGACTGCGGCAAGGAGTTCCACCAGCAGGCGGCGCTCTACTcccaccagctgcagcagtgcagctcGAAGAGCCAGGTCACGCCGCCCGCCAACAAGATGCATAAGTGCAAGTTCTGCGACTATGAGACGGCTGAGCAAGGCCTGCTCAACCGCCACCTGCTGGCGGTCCACAGCAAGAACTTCCCGCACATCTGTGTGGAGTGCGGCAAGGGCTTCCGGCACCCCTCCGAGCTGAAGaagcacatgcgcacgcacacgggcGAGAAGCCCTACTGCTGCCTCTACTGCGACTACAAGTCGGCGGACTCCTCCAACCTCAAGACCCACGTGAAGACCAAGCACAGCAAGGAGATGCCCTTCAAGTGCGAGCGCTGCTTCCAGACCTTCCCGGAGGCcgaggagctgcagcagcacgCCCTGACGCACGATGAGGCCAAGACCCACCAGTGCGTCCACTGCGAGCACAAGAGCTCCAATTCCAGCGACCTGAAGCGCCATGTCATCTCGGTGCACACCAAGGACTACCCGCACAAGTGCGCCGTCTGCGGCAAGGGCTTCCACCGGCCGTCCGAGCTGAAGAAGCACTCCGCCTCGCACCGCGCCTCGCACCCGGCCCCGCACAACCCCAAGAAGCTCCACCAGTGCCGCCACTGCAGCTTCAAGATCGCCGACCCCTTCGTGCTCAGCCGCCACATCCTGTCTGTCCACACCAAGGAGCCGCCGGCTTTCACGGACAAGAGCGTCAAGAAGCCCTTCACGGCGGCGCCCGCGACGGGGACTAAGAAGGGCGTGTCTAAAGGCGGGGCCAAAGCCCACCGCGAAAGGCGGGTGTACCAGTGCCAGTACTGTGACTATAGCACGGGTGACGCTTCAGGCTTCAAGCGCCATGTCATCTCGATCCACACTAAGGACTACCCCCACCGCTGCCAGTTCTGCACCAAGGGCTTCCGCCGGCCCTCCGAGAAGAACCAGCACATCATGCGGCACCACAAGGACCTGGTACAGACGGAGTGA
- the zgc:153704 gene encoding lipocalin — MTVTLLRILGSLVCILATNADVMPQKDFSLQAISGKWYLIGFATNAQWFRKADMKMGTALLMPTTEGDLDIFYSSLKSDGSCWKMTDLAKRTDIPGKFTIHSQRRGKDNDMRVVDVKYDEYALVHIINTKAGVSTVLNKLYARRKHLSPEALQKFTQFSVETGILPENIAILPKNDECPVA, encoded by the exons ATGACTGTCACATTACTGAGAATACTGGGGTCCCTGGTCTGCATCCTGGCCACCAATGCTGATGTCATGCCTCAGAAGGATTTCAGTCTGCAAGCG ATTTCAGGGAAGTGGTATTTGATTGGCTTTGCCACCAATGCCCAGTGGTTTAGAAAGGCTGACATGAAGATGGGGACCGCCCTCTTGATGCCAACCACAGAGGGTGACCTTGACATCTTCTACTCAAGCCTGAA ATCTGATGGCTCCTGCTGGAAGATGACTGACTTGGCAAAGAGAACTGACATCCCTGGGAAATTCACCATTCACAGCCAAC GCCGGGGTAAGGACAATGACATGCGAGTGGTGGATGTGAAATACGATGAATATGCCCTGGTCCACATTATCAATACCAAGGCAGGGGTATCCACTGTGCTGAACAAGCTGTACG CTAGGAGAAAACATCTCAGCCCGGAGGCGCTGCAGAAGTTCACACAGTTCTCCGTGGAGACTGGAATCCTGCCGGAGAACATTGCCATCCTTCCGAAAAATG ATGAATGCCCTGTTGCCTGA
- the klhl15 gene encoding kelch-like protein 15 isoform X1 — translation MRINLSTSILEIQPNPMSEGARAPWSKRGCVESHRREQGKHKQRKCELPPGTVPAKLPLSLEAPKRCLMAGDVEVYLSQAHDGSVSAGFRALYEERLLLDVTLLIEDHHFQAHKALLATQSDYFRIMFTADMRERDQDKIHMKGLTATGFGYVLQFMYYGRLELSMVTVQEILQAAMYVQLTEVVEFCCTFLLAKICLENCAEVMRLLEDFSVGIEGVQEQLDAFLLENFVPLMARSDFLSYLSFEKLMAYLDSDQLSRFPEIELYEAVQTWLRHDRRRWRHTDAVVQNVRFCLMTPSNVFEKVKTSEFYRYSRQLRQEVDQALNYFHEVNEQPLLDTRSNRIRSIRPQTAVFRGMIGHSMVNSKILLLHKPKVWWELEGPQVPLRPDCLAIINNFVFLLGGEELGPDGEFHASSKVYRYDPRQNSWLRMSDMSVPRSEFAVGVIGKFIYAVAGRTRDETFYSTERYNIVEDRWEFVDPYPVNKYGHEGTVLNGKLYITGGITSSSTSKQVCVFDPGREGLPEHRTRRTQVLTNCWENKSKMNYARCFHKMISYNGKLYVFGGVCVILRASFESQGCPSTEVYDPETDEWTILASMPIGRSGHGVAVLDKQIMVLGGLCYNGHYSDSILTFDPEENKWKEDEYPRMPCKLDGLQVCSLHFPEYVLEHVRRCS, via the exons ATGCGCATAAATCTCAGTACCTCAATATTGGAAATACAACCAAACCCGATGTCCGAAGGGGCCCGTGCTCCCTGGTCAAAGCGGGGTTGTGTGGAGTCGCATCGCCGAG AGCAGGGGAAACACaagcaaagaaaatgtgaacttCCTCCAGGCACAGTGCCAGCCAAGCTCCCGCTCAGCCTGGAGGCACCTAAGAG GTGTCTGATGGCAGGAGACGTGGAGGTATACCTGTCCCAGGCTCACGATGGCAGCGTGTCCGCAGGGTTCCGCGCACTTTACGAGGAGCGTCTCCTCCTGGACGTGACACTACTGATCGAGGATCACCACTTCCAGGCGCACAAGGCCCTGCTGGCCACGCAGAGTGACTACTTCCGCATCATGTTCACAGCTGACATGCGTGAGCGCGATCAGGACAAAATCCACATGAAGGGTCTGACCGCCACTGGCTTTGGCTATGTACTGCAATTCATGTACTACGGCAGGCTGGAGCTGAGCATGGTCACGGTGCAGGAGATTCTACAGGCGGCCATGTATGTGCAGCTCACCGAGGTGGTGGAGTTTTGCTGCACCTTCCTCCTGGCCAAGATCTGCCTGGAGAACTGTGCCGAGGTCATGCGTCTGCTGGAAGACTTCAGTGTGGGCATCGAAGGTGTGCAGGAGCAGCTGGACGCCTTTCTGCTGGAGAACTTTGTGCCTCTCATGGCTCGTTCCGATTTCTTGTCATACCTAAGTTTCGAGAAGCTGATGGCTTATCTGGACAGCGACCAGTTGAGCCGCTTCCCGGAGATTGAGCTCTACGAGGCGGTACAGACCTGGCTGAGGCACGACCGCAGACGCTGGAGGCACACCGATGCCGTCGTCCAGAATGTGCGTTTCTGCCTCATGACACCCTCCAACGTCTTTGAAAAG GTGAAGACATCTGAATTCTATCGATACTCCCGGCAGCTGCGGCAGGAGGTAGACCAGGCCCTCAACTATTTCCATGAGGTCAATGAGCAGCCACTCCTGGACACCAGGTCCAACCGGATTCGGTCCATCAGACCACAGACCGCCGTTTTCCGCGGGATGATCGGCCACAGCATGGTCAACAGCAAGATCCTGCTGCTGCACAAGCCCAAGGTGTGGTGGGAGCTGGAGGGCCCGCAGGTGCCCCTCCGCCCCGACTGCCTGGCCATCATCAATAACTTTGTATTCCTGCTGGGCGGCGAGGAGCTGGGGCCCGACGGAGAGTTCCACGCTTCCTCCAAGGTCTATCGCTACGACCCGAGGCAGAACTCCTGGCTGCGCATGTCCGACATGTCGGTGCCGCGCTCCGAGTTCGCCGTGGGCGTCATTGGGAAGTTCATATACGCGGTGGCTGGCCGCACGCGCGACGAGACCTTCTACTCCACTGAGCGCTACAACATCGTGGAGGACCGGTGGGAGTTTGTGGACCCCTACCCTGTCAACAAGTACGGCCACGAGGGCACGGTGCTCAACGGAAAACTGTATATTACCGGCGGCATCACTTCCTCCTCCACGTCTAAGCAGGTATGCGTGTTTGACCCGGGCAGGGAGGGGCTGCCGGAGCACCGGACACGCCGCACTCAAGTCCTCACAAACTGCTGGGAGAACAAGTCCAAGATGAACTACGCCCGTTGCTTCCACAAGATGATCTCGTACAACGGCAAACTGTACGTGTTCggaggcgtgtgtgtgatcCTCCGTGCCTCCTTTGAGTCACAGGGCTGCCCATCCACTGAGGTTTACGACCCAGAGACAGACGAGTGGACCATCCTTGCTTCCATGCCTATCGGGCGTAGTGGACACGGGGTGGCTGTGTTGGACAAGCAGATCATGGTGCTGGGGGGGCTGTGCTACAATGGTCACTATAGCGACTCtattttgacctttgacccggaGGAGAACAAGTGGAAGGAAGATGAGTATCCCAGGATGCCTTGCAAACTGGACGGCCTGCAGGTGTGCAGCCTGCACTTTCCAGAGTATGTGCTGGAGCATGTGAGGCGTTGCAGCTGA
- the klhl15 gene encoding kelch-like protein 15 isoform X2: MAGDVEVYLSQAHDGSVSAGFRALYEERLLLDVTLLIEDHHFQAHKALLATQSDYFRIMFTADMRERDQDKIHMKGLTATGFGYVLQFMYYGRLELSMVTVQEILQAAMYVQLTEVVEFCCTFLLAKICLENCAEVMRLLEDFSVGIEGVQEQLDAFLLENFVPLMARSDFLSYLSFEKLMAYLDSDQLSRFPEIELYEAVQTWLRHDRRRWRHTDAVVQNVRFCLMTPSNVFEKVKTSEFYRYSRQLRQEVDQALNYFHEVNEQPLLDTRSNRIRSIRPQTAVFRGMIGHSMVNSKILLLHKPKVWWELEGPQVPLRPDCLAIINNFVFLLGGEELGPDGEFHASSKVYRYDPRQNSWLRMSDMSVPRSEFAVGVIGKFIYAVAGRTRDETFYSTERYNIVEDRWEFVDPYPVNKYGHEGTVLNGKLYITGGITSSSTSKQVCVFDPGREGLPEHRTRRTQVLTNCWENKSKMNYARCFHKMISYNGKLYVFGGVCVILRASFESQGCPSTEVYDPETDEWTILASMPIGRSGHGVAVLDKQIMVLGGLCYNGHYSDSILTFDPEENKWKEDEYPRMPCKLDGLQVCSLHFPEYVLEHVRRCS, encoded by the exons ATGGCAGGAGACGTGGAGGTATACCTGTCCCAGGCTCACGATGGCAGCGTGTCCGCAGGGTTCCGCGCACTTTACGAGGAGCGTCTCCTCCTGGACGTGACACTACTGATCGAGGATCACCACTTCCAGGCGCACAAGGCCCTGCTGGCCACGCAGAGTGACTACTTCCGCATCATGTTCACAGCTGACATGCGTGAGCGCGATCAGGACAAAATCCACATGAAGGGTCTGACCGCCACTGGCTTTGGCTATGTACTGCAATTCATGTACTACGGCAGGCTGGAGCTGAGCATGGTCACGGTGCAGGAGATTCTACAGGCGGCCATGTATGTGCAGCTCACCGAGGTGGTGGAGTTTTGCTGCACCTTCCTCCTGGCCAAGATCTGCCTGGAGAACTGTGCCGAGGTCATGCGTCTGCTGGAAGACTTCAGTGTGGGCATCGAAGGTGTGCAGGAGCAGCTGGACGCCTTTCTGCTGGAGAACTTTGTGCCTCTCATGGCTCGTTCCGATTTCTTGTCATACCTAAGTTTCGAGAAGCTGATGGCTTATCTGGACAGCGACCAGTTGAGCCGCTTCCCGGAGATTGAGCTCTACGAGGCGGTACAGACCTGGCTGAGGCACGACCGCAGACGCTGGAGGCACACCGATGCCGTCGTCCAGAATGTGCGTTTCTGCCTCATGACACCCTCCAACGTCTTTGAAAAG GTGAAGACATCTGAATTCTATCGATACTCCCGGCAGCTGCGGCAGGAGGTAGACCAGGCCCTCAACTATTTCCATGAGGTCAATGAGCAGCCACTCCTGGACACCAGGTCCAACCGGATTCGGTCCATCAGACCACAGACCGCCGTTTTCCGCGGGATGATCGGCCACAGCATGGTCAACAGCAAGATCCTGCTGCTGCACAAGCCCAAGGTGTGGTGGGAGCTGGAGGGCCCGCAGGTGCCCCTCCGCCCCGACTGCCTGGCCATCATCAATAACTTTGTATTCCTGCTGGGCGGCGAGGAGCTGGGGCCCGACGGAGAGTTCCACGCTTCCTCCAAGGTCTATCGCTACGACCCGAGGCAGAACTCCTGGCTGCGCATGTCCGACATGTCGGTGCCGCGCTCCGAGTTCGCCGTGGGCGTCATTGGGAAGTTCATATACGCGGTGGCTGGCCGCACGCGCGACGAGACCTTCTACTCCACTGAGCGCTACAACATCGTGGAGGACCGGTGGGAGTTTGTGGACCCCTACCCTGTCAACAAGTACGGCCACGAGGGCACGGTGCTCAACGGAAAACTGTATATTACCGGCGGCATCACTTCCTCCTCCACGTCTAAGCAGGTATGCGTGTTTGACCCGGGCAGGGAGGGGCTGCCGGAGCACCGGACACGCCGCACTCAAGTCCTCACAAACTGCTGGGAGAACAAGTCCAAGATGAACTACGCCCGTTGCTTCCACAAGATGATCTCGTACAACGGCAAACTGTACGTGTTCggaggcgtgtgtgtgatcCTCCGTGCCTCCTTTGAGTCACAGGGCTGCCCATCCACTGAGGTTTACGACCCAGAGACAGACGAGTGGACCATCCTTGCTTCCATGCCTATCGGGCGTAGTGGACACGGGGTGGCTGTGTTGGACAAGCAGATCATGGTGCTGGGGGGGCTGTGCTACAATGGTCACTATAGCGACTCtattttgacctttgacccggaGGAGAACAAGTGGAAGGAAGATGAGTATCCCAGGATGCCTTGCAAACTGGACGGCCTGCAGGTGTGCAGCCTGCACTTTCCAGAGTATGTGCTGGAGCATGTGAGGCGTTGCAGCTGA
- the LOC118234838 gene encoding zinc finger Y-chromosomal protein 1 isoform X1, with amino-acid sequence MDDDVTGLALHSQEPKIIFHGSDEGDARGEEILVELQETVFVSEVDGEEVAVHGFNPEELVIQDAIEDVVTEYVQCTDEEEVAIETCVMSLEGAGEGLQVDVVPEEVLVADCPAHGELDHEQDQETCEDYLMISLDEPDKMVQSDEAEMTAEGGVDDQGKEEDGQEVIKVYIFKADSGEEDLGGTVDISESVMECEQGVGLADSSARSLREKRVYMSVSEARPHQDDLGVAKIADEVYMEVVVGGEDAVAQDRSYDNTALNKDFMPMAWAAAYGVDESEGCENRNGAASALLHIDESGAESGSVNKTNKQRSKRRAEPCQIQTAIIIGPYGQPLTVYPCVLCGKKFKSRGFLKRHTRNQHQEVLNRKKYQCTDCDFTTNKKASLHNHMEVHTQSSKAPLECEDCGKEFHQQAALYSHQLQQCSSKSQVTPPANKMHKCKFCDYETAEQGLLNRHLLAVHSKNFPHICVECGKGFRHPSELKKHMRTHTGEKPYCCLYCDYKSADSSNLKTHVKTKHSKEMPFKCERCFQTFPEAEELQQHALTHDEAKTHQCVHCEHKSSNSSDLKRHVISVHTKDYPHKCAVCGKGFHRPSELKKHSASHRASHPAPHNPKKLHQCRHCSFKIADPFVLSRHILSVHTKEPPAFTDKSVKKPFTAAPATGTKKGVSKGGAKAHRERRVYQCQYCDYSTGDASGFKRHVISIHTKDYPHRCQFCTKGFRRPSEKNQHIMRHHKDLVQTE; translated from the exons ATGGATGACGATGTGACAGGGCTGGCACTGCACTCTCAAGAGCCCAAGATCATATTCCACGGATCAG ATGAGGGGGATGCCCGGGGGGAAGAGATTCtggtggagctgcaggagacGGTCTTTGTGTCAGAGGTGGATGGGGAGGAAGTAGCAGTGCATGGCTTCAACCCAGAGGAGCTGGTGATCCAGGACGCCATCGAGGACGTGGTCACCGAATACGTGCAGTGCACTGATGAGGAGGAGGTCGCCATAGAgacctgtgtgatgtcactggaaGGAGCAGGGGAAGGGCTGCAGGTAGACGTGGTCCCTGAGGAGGTGCTTGTGGCAGACTGCCCTGCCCACGGCGAGCTTGACCATGAGCAAGACCAAGAAACCTGCGAGGACTACCTGATGATCTCTC TTGATGAGCCAGATAAGATGGTACAGAGCGATGAGGCGGAAATGACTGCAGAAGGAGGTGTCGATGAccaggggaaggaggaggacgGTCAGGAGGTTATCAAGGTGTACATCTTTAAGGCCGACTCGGGGGAGGAGGACTTAG GAGGCACTGTGGACATCAGTGAGAGTGTGATGGAGTGTGAGCAGGGTGTGGGCCTGGCGGACAGCTCGGCGCGATCCCTCAGGGAGAAGAGGGTGTACATGTCTGTGAGTGAAGCACGTCCGCACCAGGATGACCTCG gtGTGGCGAAGATCGCAGACGAGGTGTACATGGAGGttgtggttgggggggaggaTGCGGTGGCACAAGACCGTTCCTACGACAACACTGCTCTCAACAAGGACTTCATGCCTATGGCCTGGGCTGCTGCCTATG GAGTGGATGAGAGTGAGGGGTGCGAGAATCGGAACGGAGCGGCCAGCGCCCTGCTGCACATCGATGAATCTGGCGCTGAGTCCGGCAGCGTCAACAAGACCAACAAGCAGCGCAGCAAGAGACGGGCTGAGCCCTGCCAAATACAGACAG CAATCATCATCGGGCCGTATGGACAGCCACTGACTGTCTACCCTTGCGTTCTCTGTGGCAAGAAATTCAAGTCGCGGGGCTTCCTGAAGCGCCACACCAGGAACCAACACCAGGAGGTGCTGAACAGGAAGAAGTACCAGTGCACCGACTGCGACTTCACCACCAACAAGAAGGCCAGCCTGCACAACCACATGGAGGTGCACACGCAGAGCAGCAAGGCCCCGCTTGAGTGCGAGGACTGCGGCAAGGAGTTCCACCAGCAGGCGGCGCTCTACTcccaccagctgcagcagtgcagctcGAAGAGCCAGGTCACGCCGCCCGCCAACAAGATGCATAAGTGCAAGTTCTGCGACTATGAGACGGCTGAGCAAGGCCTGCTCAACCGCCACCTGCTGGCGGTCCACAGCAAGAACTTCCCGCACATCTGTGTGGAGTGCGGCAAGGGCTTCCGGCACCCCTCCGAGCTGAAGaagcacatgcgcacgcacacgggcGAGAAGCCCTACTGCTGCCTCTACTGCGACTACAAGTCGGCGGACTCCTCCAACCTCAAGACCCACGTGAAGACCAAGCACAGCAAGGAGATGCCCTTCAAGTGCGAGCGCTGCTTCCAGACCTTCCCGGAGGCcgaggagctgcagcagcacgCCCTGACGCACGATGAGGCCAAGACCCACCAGTGCGTCCACTGCGAGCACAAGAGCTCCAATTCCAGCGACCTGAAGCGCCATGTCATCTCGGTGCACACCAAGGACTACCCGCACAAGTGCGCCGTCTGCGGCAAGGGCTTCCACCGGCCGTCCGAGCTGAAGAAGCACTCCGCCTCGCACCGCGCCTCGCACCCGGCCCCGCACAACCCCAAGAAGCTCCACCAGTGCCGCCACTGCAGCTTCAAGATCGCCGACCCCTTCGTGCTCAGCCGCCACATCCTGTCTGTCCACACCAAGGAGCCGCCGGCTTTCACGGACAAGAGCGTCAAGAAGCCCTTCACGGCGGCGCCCGCGACGGGGACTAAGAAGGGCGTGTCTAAAGGCGGGGCCAAAGCCCACCGCGAAAGGCGGGTGTACCAGTGCCAGTACTGTGACTATAGCACGGGTGACGCTTCAGGCTTCAAGCGCCATGTCATCTCGATCCACACTAAGGACTACCCCCACCGCTGCCAGTTCTGCACCAAGGGCTTCCGCCGGCCCTCCGAGAAGAACCAGCACATCATGCGGCACCACAAGGACCTGGTACAGACGGAGTGA